A single genomic interval of Rubripirellula reticaptiva harbors:
- a CDS encoding P-II family nitrogen regulator, producing the protein MKQIVTIVRPHLAERVLKSLRLAPIEALSVTEVKGYGRQKSYLDEYQETEYSQAFVPKVEITLWVDDARCDEILEKIVTVARSGRIGDGKVFVLPVGEYL; encoded by the coding sequence ATGAAACAAATCGTCACCATTGTCCGTCCTCATCTGGCCGAAAGGGTTCTCAAGAGCCTGCGGCTGGCACCAATCGAAGCGCTCAGCGTGACGGAAGTGAAAGGCTATGGACGCCAAAAGAGTTATCTCGATGAATACCAAGAAACCGAATACTCTCAGGCGTTCGTACCTAAAGTCGAAATCACGCTTTGGGTCGACGATGCGAGGTGTGACGAGATCCTAGAAAAGATTGTCACCGTCGCTCGCAGCGGCCGGATCGGTGACGGAAAAGTTTTTGTCTTGCCCGTCGGCGAATACTTGTAG
- a CDS encoding beta-propeller fold lactonase family protein: MFATVVGTLSAGLAIAVSPKAGSPVASIVGDRSPVDLAISLDGKWIVTANETSNSASLIRVADQLLVDEIAIGDHPANITFTPDGQLVLVTSDWSGTMHVLRIDDGQEKLRVQKAVSIGKLPCGIAVSPDSSTAYVGLVASAEIAEVDLVSGSVRRKFATGNWPRYLTLNHDGTRLAVGLAGQSEIAVIDVRSGETLYTEPLSSGINLGQMLTSADGTYAYFPWMVYRTNPINVRNIQLGWVLASRMGRVRLDGPSYREAASLDEPGLAVADSHDLVLTSGDERLVASSSGTHELLVYRLHDMPFIAEGGPGDLIDPQLRFNPQRFNRIEVGGRPMGMAIAKDDRTVFVANYLKNSVQVVDINSSEVVFEIDLGAASEKTLARTGMEIFYDAERSLDQWYSCQTCHQGGGTNSKMMDTFNDGTEMSYKTVLPLQNVTRTDPWTWHGWQTDLTDAMHRSVVSSMQGSAPEPSDKAALIAFLGTLQHPPNPFRNADGSLSESALRGRSVFESRNAACLDCHSGELFTDGEIHDVDTGSQTDHYQGYNTPSLLGTYAKVRWLHNGRAKSLMEVVTDRHSPDKVSGNDPLSESEAADLVEYLKSL, encoded by the coding sequence GTGTTTGCGACCGTCGTCGGAACTCTTTCGGCCGGGTTAGCGATTGCTGTTTCGCCTAAGGCCGGATCACCAGTTGCCAGCATTGTAGGGGACCGCTCGCCCGTTGATTTGGCAATCTCGCTCGACGGCAAATGGATCGTCACCGCCAACGAAACGTCAAATTCGGCGTCGCTGATCCGCGTAGCCGACCAATTGCTCGTGGACGAAATAGCGATCGGCGACCATCCCGCCAACATCACGTTCACGCCCGACGGACAGTTGGTTTTGGTGACTTCCGATTGGTCGGGGACGATGCATGTGCTGCGAATCGATGATGGTCAGGAAAAACTTCGCGTGCAGAAGGCCGTATCGATCGGCAAGCTCCCCTGCGGGATCGCCGTGTCACCGGATTCATCAACCGCCTACGTTGGATTGGTGGCATCCGCCGAGATTGCCGAAGTTGACTTGGTCAGCGGATCGGTTCGGCGAAAGTTCGCCACCGGAAACTGGCCGCGGTACTTGACGCTCAATCACGACGGGACTCGGTTGGCAGTTGGGCTTGCGGGTCAGTCCGAGATCGCCGTCATTGACGTTCGCTCGGGCGAGACTCTTTACACCGAACCGCTATCGAGCGGCATCAACTTGGGCCAGATGCTGACGTCAGCCGATGGAACGTACGCGTATTTTCCTTGGATGGTTTATCGCACCAATCCCATCAACGTACGCAACATTCAGTTGGGTTGGGTGTTGGCCAGTCGGATGGGACGCGTCAGGTTGGATGGCCCGTCGTATCGTGAAGCGGCATCGTTGGACGAACCGGGGTTGGCGGTCGCCGATTCCCACGACTTGGTTTTGACATCGGGCGACGAACGATTGGTTGCATCGTCGTCGGGAACTCACGAGTTGTTGGTATACCGACTGCACGACATGCCGTTCATCGCCGAAGGCGGTCCCGGCGATTTGATCGATCCTCAGTTACGATTCAACCCGCAGCGATTCAATCGGATCGAGGTCGGTGGCCGGCCGATGGGAATGGCGATCGCAAAAGATGATCGCACGGTCTTTGTTGCCAACTATTTGAAAAACTCGGTGCAGGTCGTCGACATCAACTCGAGTGAAGTGGTTTTCGAAATCGATTTGGGGGCCGCGTCCGAAAAGACTCTTGCCCGAACCGGCATGGAAATTTTTTACGATGCCGAGCGGAGTCTGGATCAGTGGTACAGCTGCCAAACCTGTCACCAAGGTGGTGGTACGAATTCGAAAATGATGGACACCTTCAACGACGGCACCGAGATGTCGTACAAGACTGTATTGCCATTGCAGAACGTGACACGAACAGACCCTTGGACGTGGCATGGTTGGCAAACCGATTTGACGGACGCGATGCACCGGTCGGTGGTTTCGTCGATGCAAGGGAGTGCACCGGAGCCGAGCGACAAAGCGGCCTTGATTGCCTTTTTGGGTACGCTGCAGCATCCGCCCAATCCGTTCCGCAATGCCGACGGCAGCCTCAGTGAATCCGCCTTGCGTGGACGATCGGTTTTCGAGAGTCGCAATGCGGCGTGTTTGGATTGTCACTCGGGCGAACTGTTTACCGACGGTGAAATTCACGACGTCGATACGGGATCACAAACGGACCACTACCAGGGATACAACACGCCTTCGTTGCTGGGGACGTACGCAAAGGTTCGCTGGTTGCACAATGGGCGAGCGAAAAGTCTGATGGAAGTCGTGACTGATCGACATAGCCCCGATAAAGTTAGCGGCAATGATCCGCTCTCTGAAAGCGAGGCCGCCGACTTGGTCGAGTATCTGAAGTCGCTGTGA
- a CDS encoding lipase family protein → MNPLSTCPLDSLGKHTRQHARFLATACELAYLSPDEAAEQFRRQLGLTGIMVSVDNTQAFVGESDAAIVVAFRGSQSPTSIDGVKDWLLTNARNFLVVPEGRIGTDFAAAGVGARFHRGFMEALAEIWASLYDRVDDVFGQKERPVWVTGHSLGGALALLCAWRMHRHFIPIHQVVTFGAPMIGNQAAADAFAREFPNQIFRYVDAGDLVPKLPMMSLLSNDYNHCQTEVLVGKSTLVKAAEVIANAATSGATAAGIDSVLDPAVADAIWNELSKGMPSHLMNNYLSRLTDGEIA, encoded by the coding sequence ATGAACCCTCTCTCTACTTGTCCGCTCGATTCGTTGGGCAAACACACTCGCCAGCACGCTCGGTTTTTGGCAACCGCGTGCGAGCTTGCGTATCTGAGTCCCGATGAGGCGGCCGAGCAGTTTCGACGCCAACTCGGTCTGACCGGCATCATGGTCAGCGTCGATAATACACAGGCGTTCGTTGGCGAAAGCGACGCAGCGATTGTCGTCGCGTTCCGTGGGTCCCAGTCCCCGACGTCGATCGATGGAGTGAAGGATTGGCTGTTGACCAATGCTCGAAATTTTTTAGTGGTGCCCGAAGGCCGGATCGGAACGGACTTTGCCGCAGCCGGTGTAGGGGCCCGTTTTCATCGCGGCTTTATGGAAGCGCTGGCCGAGATTTGGGCTTCGCTTTACGACCGAGTCGACGATGTCTTTGGCCAAAAAGAACGACCGGTCTGGGTGACCGGGCACAGCCTCGGCGGTGCATTGGCGTTGTTGTGCGCTTGGCGGATGCATCGTCATTTCATTCCGATTCATCAGGTGGTGACGTTCGGCGCGCCGATGATCGGCAATCAAGCTGCCGCCGACGCGTTTGCTCGCGAGTTCCCGAATCAGATTTTTCGATATGTCGACGCGGGTGACTTGGTGCCCAAGTTGCCGATGATGAGTCTGCTGAGCAACGACTACAATCATTGCCAAACCGAGGTTCTGGTCGGCAAGTCGACTCTTGTCAAAGCCGCCGAGGTGATCGCTAATGCGGCCACGTCGGGTGCGACTGCGGCAGGAATCGATTCGGTGTTGGATCCAGCGGTCGCCGATGCGATCTGGAACGAATTGTCCAAGGGCATGCCGTCCCATTTGATGAACAATTACCTGTCACGATTGACCGATGGAGAAATCGCGTGA
- a CDS encoding glycerophosphodiester phosphodiesterase codes for MKPSSAPKIVAHRGASHDAPENTLAAFRLAWEQGADGVEGDFYLTTDNQIVCIHDKDTKRTAGEKRIVESSTLQELRLLEYGAWKDAAFAGEPIPTLDEVIATVPDGKTMVIELKSTLRIIPKLVETLKRHRDKPIEWLVIAFDAPTVAELKKQMPDLKVHWLTSFKRSTAVSAYRPSAPDIATIVKQSKADGVGMQGNRDVIDADFVAGLKGGGCNEFHVWTIDDGRDAQFFDELGAFGITTNVPAVIGPALRGTAE; via the coding sequence ATGAAACCTTCGTCTGCTCCGAAAATTGTTGCTCATCGGGGTGCTTCGCACGATGCGCCGGAAAATACCCTGGCCGCATTCCGATTGGCTTGGGAACAAGGTGCCGACGGCGTCGAAGGTGATTTCTATTTGACCACCGACAACCAAATTGTTTGCATCCACGACAAAGACACCAAGCGAACAGCGGGGGAAAAACGGATTGTCGAGTCGTCAACGCTGCAAGAACTTCGCTTGCTCGAGTACGGTGCTTGGAAGGATGCTGCCTTTGCCGGCGAACCGATTCCAACACTCGACGAAGTCATCGCGACCGTGCCGGACGGCAAAACGATGGTGATTGAATTGAAGTCGACGCTGCGCATCATCCCCAAGTTAGTCGAGACACTCAAACGGCATCGCGACAAACCGATCGAGTGGCTTGTGATCGCGTTCGATGCACCCACGGTGGCCGAGCTGAAGAAACAAATGCCTGACTTGAAAGTCCACTGGCTGACCAGTTTCAAGCGATCGACTGCCGTGTCGGCTTACCGTCCGTCAGCACCCGATATCGCGACCATCGTTAAGCAATCCAAGGCGGACGGAGTTGGGATGCAGGGCAACCGAGACGTCATCGACGCCGATTTTGTTGCTGGCTTGAAAGGCGGCGGCTGCAATGAATTTCACGTTTGGACGATCGACGACGGCCGCGATGCTCAGTTTTTCGATGAACTTGGTGCCTTCGGCATTACGACAAACGTTCCCGCCGTGATTGGCCCGGCATTACGGGGCACCGCTGAGTAG
- the truB gene encoding tRNA pseudouridine(55) synthase TruB, which yields MFGFINCYKPPGMTSRDAVNVVQRRLKNLRTDDGSKVKVGHAGTLDPLAEGVLVMGVGRAVRLVPYVQQQPKHYRAKFLIGQSSVSGDLEDKVQMHPRLPVPSRSQLETAAKTLIGSIQQTPPAHSAIWIDGKRAHERIRAGEEVEMPSRTVDIHSIEILNYAFPEIEMDIVCGSGTYIRTLGLDLATAAGSTAVMAHLRRDGVGRFLHTKAVSIERLREDDLEPLLLPPSMAVSHMPQITLTENQSTRLGHGLEIETGDEAEGVDEAAALTEDGQIRGIVIRKGYAWYPKRVFPVDDQVY from the coding sequence TTGTTCGGATTCATCAATTGCTACAAACCGCCCGGCATGACGTCGCGCGATGCTGTGAACGTCGTTCAGCGACGATTAAAAAACCTTCGCACCGACGATGGATCTAAAGTGAAGGTCGGACACGCAGGGACTCTGGACCCGTTGGCCGAAGGCGTTTTGGTGATGGGAGTCGGTCGGGCCGTGCGGTTGGTGCCTTATGTCCAGCAACAACCGAAACACTACCGAGCAAAATTCCTGATCGGTCAATCGAGCGTTTCTGGCGACTTAGAGGACAAAGTTCAGATGCATCCGCGTCTGCCCGTCCCCTCTCGCAGCCAACTGGAAACCGCCGCCAAGACCTTGATCGGATCGATCCAGCAAACTCCGCCGGCCCATTCAGCCATCTGGATCGACGGCAAACGTGCGCACGAGCGAATTCGCGCCGGCGAAGAAGTCGAGATGCCGTCGCGAACCGTCGATATTCACTCGATCGAAATTTTGAACTATGCGTTCCCTGAAATCGAAATGGACATCGTCTGTGGCTCGGGCACCTACATTCGAACGCTCGGCTTGGACTTGGCGACTGCAGCCGGATCAACCGCAGTGATGGCCCATCTTCGACGCGATGGTGTCGGGCGTTTCTTGCACACCAAAGCCGTGTCGATCGAACGGTTGCGTGAGGATGATCTGGAACCGCTGCTGTTACCGCCATCGATGGCGGTTTCACACATGCCCCAGATCACGCTGACCGAGAACCAATCGACGCGACTGGGACACGGTTTGGAAATTGAAACGGGCGACGAAGCCGAAGGCGTCGACGAAGCAGCCGCGTTGACCGAAGACGGACAGATTCGCGGCATCGTGATTCGCAAGGGATACGCCTGGTACCCGAAACGAGTTTTTCCCGTTGACGATCAAGTCTACTGA
- a CDS encoding NUDIX hydrolase → MKSEKLVFEGTRFDIHQMELTGSDGKTYHREVIRHPGAVVLLPLLDADTVVLIENRRPTVNETLLELPAGTREPDEPAEATAARELIEETGYHAGSLVKLHEFYSAPGICDELMHLYLATDLTAGDPAREAVEQIENHVASRSDVLRYIREGRIRDAKTLVGLYAFLYSPLISGNG, encoded by the coding sequence ATGAAAAGCGAAAAACTTGTCTTTGAAGGCACTCGGTTCGACATTCACCAGATGGAACTGACCGGAAGTGACGGAAAGACCTATCACCGGGAAGTCATTCGCCATCCCGGCGCGGTCGTGCTGTTGCCGTTATTGGATGCCGACACAGTGGTTCTGATCGAAAACCGCCGGCCGACAGTCAACGAAACGTTGTTGGAACTGCCGGCCGGGACGCGCGAGCCGGATGAGCCGGCCGAGGCGACCGCGGCTCGCGAATTGATCGAGGAAACCGGCTACCACGCCGGATCGTTGGTCAAACTGCACGAGTTTTATTCGGCACCAGGGATCTGCGACGAACTGATGCACCTGTACCTAGCAACCGATTTGACCGCCGGTGATCCAGCTCGAGAAGCCGTCGAGCAGATCGAAAACCACGTGGCTTCGCGCTCCGATGTGCTCCGGTACATTCGTGAAGGCCGAATCCGCGATGCTAAAACGTTGGTGGGGCTTTACGCGTTTTTGTATTCGCCACTGATCAGCGGCAATGGCTGA
- a CDS encoding MIP/aquaporin family protein — translation MQTPLPTRCLSEFLGTFFLVVIGCGAIAVDVRTLALTHVGVAIVWGLIVLTMIYAIGSVSGAHMNPAVTIAFACFRKLPVKDVIGYVPAQCLGALAGALAIRSVLGLDDGLLGATTVKAGLSPLAGMAVEAMMTAILMFVVMGVSTGAKEESITAGIAVGATIAMEAFVAGPLTAASMNPARSIGPALASGHLTDLWVYIVGPILGAIVGGLLRIAIHKK, via the coding sequence ATGCAAACTCCTTTGCCGACTCGGTGCCTGTCTGAGTTTTTAGGAACGTTTTTTCTGGTGGTGATCGGTTGTGGCGCGATCGCAGTCGATGTGCGTACCTTGGCTTTGACTCACGTTGGCGTCGCGATCGTTTGGGGGCTGATTGTGTTGACGATGATCTACGCGATCGGCAGCGTCAGCGGCGCGCATATGAACCCAGCCGTCACGATCGCGTTTGCCTGTTTCAGAAAGCTGCCGGTGAAAGACGTGATTGGTTACGTTCCCGCCCAATGCTTGGGGGCTTTGGCCGGCGCGCTTGCGATTCGGTCGGTGTTGGGCCTCGATGACGGGTTGCTCGGTGCGACGACAGTGAAGGCTGGACTATCGCCGCTGGCCGGAATGGCCGTTGAAGCGATGATGACGGCCATTTTGATGTTCGTCGTCATGGGCGTGTCGACTGGCGCCAAGGAAGAATCAATCACTGCCGGAATTGCCGTAGGGGCAACCATTGCGATGGAGGCCTTTGTTGCTGGCCCGCTGACCGCTGCGTCGATGAATCCGGCTCGAAGTATCGGGCCGGCGCTGGCGTCGGGGCACCTGACCGACTTGTGGGTCTATATTGTTGGACCGATCTTGGGCGCGATTGTCGGTGGGCTGCTGCGGATCGCAATCCACAAGAAATAG
- a CDS encoding alpha/beta hydrolase, producing MFRVSAFLMACLISLASVTGQAPAAAETVAVDADLVVPVWPAQPPTWDAPTEPEHDTSGDNGRDVAGKRVIRLGHVSTPQLHVYRPIKNDTGTVVVVCPGGGYSILAWDLEGTEIAKWFQSIGVTAAVLKYRVPTGRSEAPWLAPVQDVQRSISLIRGGNIEGVEATQIGVMGFSAGGNAAARASLATQRFYEPFDDADEAKCTPDFSILVYPAWLVKKDAPNELIDEVKVTSESPAMFFAHASDDRVTPMSSVTLYSELKNNGIDGSLHIFGSGGHGFGGRIAGQPTDAWRGLCETWMKSKGWLAQ from the coding sequence ATGTTTCGAGTAAGCGCTTTCTTAATGGCCTGTCTGATCAGCCTCGCGTCTGTGACCGGGCAGGCTCCTGCGGCAGCGGAAACAGTTGCTGTGGATGCGGATTTAGTTGTGCCGGTTTGGCCAGCCCAGCCGCCAACTTGGGACGCTCCGACCGAGCCCGAACACGACACGTCGGGTGATAACGGCCGCGACGTTGCGGGTAAACGCGTGATTCGATTGGGGCATGTTTCGACGCCCCAGTTGCATGTCTACCGGCCCATCAAGAACGACACAGGCACCGTGGTCGTGGTTTGTCCCGGCGGCGGTTACTCGATTTTGGCCTGGGACTTGGAAGGCACCGAAATCGCAAAGTGGTTTCAGTCGATCGGCGTCACGGCAGCGGTGTTGAAGTACCGCGTTCCCACCGGTAGAAGCGAGGCACCGTGGTTGGCCCCCGTCCAAGACGTCCAGCGTTCGATCAGCTTGATTCGCGGCGGTAATATTGAAGGTGTTGAAGCAACGCAGATTGGCGTGATGGGTTTTTCGGCTGGCGGTAATGCGGCGGCTCGCGCGTCGCTGGCAACGCAGCGGTTTTACGAGCCGTTTGACGACGCGGACGAAGCGAAATGCACACCGGACTTTTCGATTCTGGTTTACCCAGCATGGCTGGTTAAAAAAGATGCGCCGAATGAACTGATCGACGAAGTGAAAGTCACGAGTGAATCACCAGCGATGTTTTTCGCACACGCATCGGACGATCGCGTCACTCCGATGAGTAGCGTGACGCTTTACAGCGAGCTGAAGAATAATGGTATCGACGGTTCGCTACACATCTTCGGCAGCGGTGGACACGGATTCGGCGGACGCATCGCTGGCCAGCCAACGGACGCATGGCGTGGTCTTTGCGAAACTTGGATGAAAAGCAAAGGTTGGCTCGCCCAGTGA
- the trhA gene encoding PAQR family membrane homeostasis protein TrhA encodes MTDAHQNEPASAAKKPSPSAPIKPDQEWANALTHGLAAFGSVVLGFFLIREASTVSAGMMIACLAYITSVFGTFFCSTLSHVIFRQPLLDKLRAWDQAMIYTMISGTYTPMVFMFCPDSMRTGLLIAIWVAAAAGFLMKVAVRHRINSIGTVSYLLLGWLPALPLVGNVPGELVGWMVAGGVLYTLGVLFLINDSRIRYLHAVWHLFVMAAAGCHYYGIWKQVVAA; translated from the coding sequence GTGACAGATGCTCATCAAAATGAACCAGCGTCTGCGGCGAAAAAGCCATCGCCGTCGGCGCCGATCAAGCCAGACCAGGAATGGGCCAACGCGCTGACACACGGACTGGCCGCATTTGGCAGCGTGGTTTTGGGCTTCTTTTTGATACGTGAAGCGTCCACGGTCAGTGCCGGAATGATGATCGCGTGTCTGGCATATATCACGTCGGTGTTTGGGACGTTTTTCTGTTCAACGTTGTCGCACGTCATCTTTCGTCAACCGCTGCTCGACAAGCTGCGAGCTTGGGATCAAGCGATGATCTACACGATGATTTCGGGCACCTACACACCGATGGTGTTCATGTTCTGTCCCGACAGCATGCGAACCGGCTTGCTGATCGCGATCTGGGTCGCCGCCGCAGCGGGATTTTTGATGAAAGTCGCCGTTCGCCACCGAATCAACTCGATCGGAACTGTTTCGTACCTGTTGCTCGGTTGGCTTCCTGCACTTCCCCTGGTCGGTAACGTGCCAGGCGAATTGGTGGGGTGGATGGTCGCCGGCGGTGTTCTTTACACACTTGGCGTATTGTTCTTAATCAACGACTCTCGAATTCGCTATCTACACGCTGTTTGGCACCTGTTCGTGATGGCCGCCGCCGGGTGCCACTACTACGGGATTTGGAAGCAAGTGGTCGCGGCATAG
- a CDS encoding M20 metallopeptidase family protein has product MRTLLFSAALAVAAVSNSAWAQTPIAKPISDWFDTQGQDLFGIYCNLHQNPELSWDESATADLMADHWRREGFDVTAQVGIKGVVGILRNGDGPTLMLRCDMDALPVTELTQLDYASTKDVSLPSGVSAGVMHACGHDIHMTNMIAVAKYMATHRQDWSGTLMVIAQPAEEKGEGARAMIDDGLFTNFPKPDFAVALHVSGDTPAGQVGVLAGFTQANVDSVDIDVKGRGGHGAAPETTIDPIVQAADLVMSLQTIASREIKPSAPVVITVGAIAGGTKHNIIGDSCHLQLTVRTYGDEVRKQVLAAITRKANAVAESYGAPSPELLFSQGTPSLENNAELAGRLREVFKDAIGEQNVLVSEPSMGGEDFSRYGREGVPILMYKLGSVTQSRLDRFAELEVPPPSLHSGHYYPDFEPTMRTAVVTMTAAALHLLKK; this is encoded by the coding sequence ATGCGAACTCTCCTCTTTTCCGCTGCCCTAGCGGTCGCCGCTGTCTCGAATTCGGCATGGGCGCAGACGCCGATTGCAAAGCCAATTTCGGATTGGTTTGACACCCAGGGCCAAGACTTGTTTGGGATCTACTGCAACCTGCACCAAAACCCAGAACTGTCTTGGGACGAATCGGCAACTGCCGACTTGATGGCCGACCATTGGCGCCGCGAAGGGTTCGACGTCACGGCTCAGGTTGGGATCAAGGGAGTGGTAGGGATTCTGCGGAACGGCGACGGGCCCACTTTGATGCTTCGCTGCGACATGGACGCGTTGCCGGTAACCGAATTGACGCAGCTCGACTACGCGTCGACAAAGGACGTCTCGCTGCCGAGCGGCGTCTCCGCAGGTGTGATGCACGCTTGTGGCCATGACATTCACATGACCAACATGATCGCCGTCGCAAAGTACATGGCGACTCACCGGCAAGACTGGTCGGGAACGTTGATGGTGATCGCGCAGCCGGCCGAAGAAAAAGGCGAAGGCGCCCGAGCGATGATCGACGATGGGCTTTTTACAAATTTTCCCAAACCCGACTTCGCTGTTGCCTTGCATGTGTCGGGCGATACGCCGGCAGGTCAAGTCGGCGTGCTGGCCGGATTCACTCAGGCAAACGTCGATAGCGTCGACATTGACGTCAAGGGTCGCGGCGGCCACGGGGCTGCGCCCGAAACGACCATCGATCCGATCGTTCAAGCGGCCGACTTGGTAATGTCACTACAGACCATCGCGAGCCGCGAAATCAAACCCAGCGCCCCGGTCGTGATCACGGTAGGGGCGATCGCTGGCGGCACCAAACACAACATCATCGGTGACTCGTGCCACTTGCAGTTGACGGTACGAACTTATGGCGACGAAGTCCGAAAACAAGTGCTGGCAGCGATCACCCGCAAAGCGAATGCCGTTGCCGAAAGCTATGGTGCACCGTCACCGGAACTGCTGTTCAGTCAAGGGACACCGTCATTAGAAAACAACGCGGAACTGGCCGGTCGTTTGCGAGAGGTTTTCAAAGACGCCATCGGCGAGCAGAACGTGCTGGTGAGCGAACCGTCGATGGGCGGCGAAGACTTTAGCCGGTACGGCCGCGAAGGCGTCCCAATCTTGATGTACAAGCTTGGCAGTGTGACTCAATCGCGACTCGATCGATTTGCTGAACTGGAAGTGCCGCCGCCTTCCTTGCACAGCGGGCACTACTATCCGGATTTCGAACCAACCATGCGAACAGCGGTGGTGACGATGACCGCAGCCGCACTGCACTTGCTAAAGAAATGA
- a CDS encoding alpha/beta hydrolase, whose amino-acid sequence MRSMAATLKTENAQVQSRRIFSGLVFLAAIAVAVVASAQPAAKPKTKADAKLKPRPVTLKTKDGINLRAFYFPSAKGKEAITVMVVHEWEGSASPYYKLAMELRGAGCAVLVPDYRGHGGSTEYVAAGKTQSFNVPQMGKFDIQNIILRDLETAKGFLKDENDEENLNLNAMVVIGIREGCVMAAHWAARDWSFPSIGSKKQGQDVKALVLISPEKQIKSISLDQGLNSPAIMQLPIMVVAGKESPEAGEANRIIKRVEGLKKRAGGGTVSKFEGKMVGTALSGPSLVNDVSEVIPAIVKFLTTEVDAVTDNPWIKRD is encoded by the coding sequence ATGCGATCGATGGCGGCAACTTTGAAAACGGAAAATGCCCAAGTCCAGTCACGCCGAATCTTTAGCGGACTTGTTTTCTTGGCGGCCATCGCGGTCGCAGTGGTAGCGTCAGCTCAACCTGCGGCGAAGCCGAAAACGAAAGCGGATGCCAAATTAAAACCGCGGCCGGTGACGCTGAAGACTAAAGACGGCATCAACCTGCGCGCGTTCTATTTTCCATCAGCAAAGGGCAAAGAAGCGATCACCGTGATGGTTGTTCACGAGTGGGAAGGATCAGCGAGCCCGTACTATAAATTGGCAATGGAGCTTCGCGGTGCGGGATGTGCCGTGCTAGTCCCTGACTATCGCGGGCACGGCGGCAGCACCGAATACGTGGCGGCTGGAAAAACACAATCGTTTAACGTTCCGCAGATGGGCAAGTTCGACATCCAGAACATCATTTTACGAGACCTCGAAACCGCGAAGGGTTTCTTAAAAGATGAGAACGACGAAGAAAACCTGAACCTCAATGCGATGGTTGTCATCGGGATCCGGGAAGGATGCGTGATGGCGGCTCACTGGGCAGCGCGAGATTGGAGCTTCCCCAGCATCGGCAGCAAGAAACAAGGGCAAGACGTCAAAGCACTCGTGTTGATCTCGCCGGAAAAGCAGATCAAATCAATTTCGCTTGACCAGGGGCTTAATTCGCCGGCCATCATGCAGTTACCGATCATGGTCGTCGCTGGAAAAGAGAGTCCCGAAGCGGGAGAAGCCAACCGCATCATCAAACGAGTCGAAGGACTCAAGAAGCGGGCCGGCGGTGGCACGGTCAGCAAATTCGAAGGAAAAATGGTCGGAACGGCGTTGAGCGGCCCGTCGCTAGTGAACGACGTCAGCGAAGTGATCCCAGCGATCGTCAAGTTCTTGACCACCGAAGTTGATGCTGTCACTGACAATCCTTGGATCAAGCGAGACTGA